One window of the Primulina eburnea isolate SZY01 chromosome 18, ASM2296580v1, whole genome shotgun sequence genome contains the following:
- the LOC140819687 gene encoding MA3 DOMAIN-CONTAINING TRANSLATION REGULATORY FACTOR 1-like, with product MHSSYCNELTMIIDGTGGKGTWSNLLDTVGETCIDQKDSNYDSGPEPCELVGSNASHTLDEYKKAVISIIDDYFNTGDVEVAASDLTELGSSQYHPYFIKHLVSMAMDRHTKEKEMASVLLSALYADVINAAQIRQGFFMLLESADDLAIDVLDTVEILALFIARALVDDILPLVFITKSRKMLSETSMGVEVLQTAEKSYLSAPHYAELVERRWGGSTHITVVEVEKKITELLRTYVESGDASEASRCIRQLGVPFLHHEVVKRALVFAMEIPTIEPLILKLLKEAANDGLISSNQMVKGFTRVFESLDDLALDIPSAKNFFYPFISQAMSDGWLDTAYLKSLTEDEKKTNKNDEKLRRYKEEIIAIVHEYFLSDDIPELIRSLEDLRMPKHKPIFLKKLVTLALDRRNREKEMASVLLSVLHIEIFSTEDIINGFIMLLESAEDTAIDILDASNELAFFLARAVIDDVLTPLNLEEIASRLPPNCSGSETVCSARSLIAARHAGERILRCWGGGTGWAVEDAKDKIQKLLEEYESGGVLNEACQCIRDLSMPFFNHEVVKKALVMAMEKQNDRFLDLLQVCSDEGLITITQMTKGFSRMRDGIEDLALDVPNAKDKFGFYVKYAAERGWLTPSFAAAEGDAVAFS from the exons ATGCATTCATCGTATTGTAATGAGCTAACTATGATAATAGATGGCACAGGAGGCAAAGGCACTTGGAGCAATCTGCTTGATACTGTTGGTGAAACTTGTATTGATCAAAAGGATTCAAACTAcgacagtggccct GAACCTTGTGAGTTAGTTGGATCAAATGCCTCTCATACTTTGGATGAATACAAAAAGGCTGTAATCTCGATAATAGATGATTACTTTAACACCGGTGATGTAGAAGTTGCTGCTTCCGATCTCACAGAACTAGGATCAAGTCAGTACCATCCCTACTTTATTAAGCACCTCGTTTCCATGGCCATGGACAGGCATACCAAAGAGAAGGAGATGGCTTCGGTTTTGTTGTCAGCTCTGTATGCTGATGTTATAAATGCAGCCCAGATTAGGCAGGGATTCTTCATGCTGCTTGAATCTGCAGATGATTTGGCAATAGATGTATTGGATACTGTTGAAATTCTTGCTTTATTTATTGCTCGAGCCTTGGTTGATGATATtctacctcttgttttcataACCAAGTCCAGAAAAATGCTTTCAGAAACCTCCATGGGAGTTGAGGTGCTGCAAACTGCTGAGAAAAGCTATCTCTCAGCACCCCACTATGCAGAACTTGTAGAAAGACGGTGGGGGGGAAGTACACATATTACTGTTGTTGAGGTAGAGAAAAAAATCACTGAACTTCTAAGAACATATGTGGAGAGTGGAGATGCTTCAGAAGCCTCTCGATGTATTAGACAGTTGGGTGTTCCATTTCTCCATCACGAAGTTGTGAAAAGAGCATTGGTTTTTGCCATGGAGATACCAACAATAGAACCACTCATCCTGAAGTTGCTAAAGGAAGCTGCAAATGATGGTTTAATAAGTTCAAACCAAATGGTAAAGGGTTTTACTCGAGTATTTGAGAGCCTTGATGATCTTGCCCTTGATATTCCTTCTGCCAAGAATTTCTTCTACCCCTTTATTTCCCAAGCAATGTCTGATGGATGGCTTGACACAGCTTACTTAAAATCTTTGACTGAGGATgagaaaaaaacaaacaaaaatgaCGAAAAATTGAGGCGCTACAAGGAAGAAATTATCGCTATAGTTCATGAATACTTCCTCTCAGATGATATCCCTGAACTGATTCGAAGCCTGGAAGATCTAAGAATGCCAAAGCATAAACCTATTTTTCTTAAGAAGCTCGTGACTCTAGCACTGGACAGGAGAAACAGAGAGAAAGAAATGGCCTCTGTTTTGCTTTCAGTGCTTCATATAGAGATCTTTTCAACAGAAGACATAATCAATGGTTTTATTATGCTACTGGAATCTGCAGAAGACACAGCAATTGACATTTTAGACGCTTCAAATGAACTTGCCTTTTTCCTAGCAAGAGCTGTCATAGATGATGTCCTCACCCCACTAAACTTGGAAGAGATAGCCAGCAGGCTGCCACCAAATTGTAGTGGCAGTGAAACTGTGTGTTCAGCTCGATCACTCATAGCAGCACGTCACGCTGGGGAGAGGATCTTGAGGTGCTGGGGCGGTGGTACAGGCTGGGCTGTGGAGGATGCAAAAGACAAGATTCAAAAACTTCTCGAGGAATACGAGAGCGGGGGTGTGCTAAATGAGGCCTGCCAATGCATCCGTGATTTGAGCATGCCTTTTTTCAATCATGAGGTGGTGAAGAAAGCTCTGGTTATGGCGATGGAGAAGCAAAATGACAGGTTTCTGGATTTGCTGCAAGTTTGCTCTGACGAAGGGTTGATTACGATCACTCAGATGACGAAAGGTTTCAGCAGGATGAGAGATGGGATTGaagatctggctcttgatgtTCCAAACGCCAAGGATAAGTTTGGTTTTTATGTAAAGTATGCAGCAGAAAGAGGTTGGCTCACGCCTTCGTTTGCGGCTGCAGAAGGAGACGCAGTTGCATTTTCTTGA